In one Excalfactoria chinensis isolate bCotChi1 chromosome 17, bCotChi1.hap2, whole genome shotgun sequence genomic region, the following are encoded:
- the ATP5PD gene encoding ATP synthase subunit d, mitochondrial — protein sequence MAARRAAVKAIDWAAFAERVPGNQRAMFNALKTRSDALSARLAALPEKPPAIDWAHYKAAVAKAGMVDEFQKKFSALKVPEPVDTQTAKIDAQEQEAAKNIVEYVKASKARIAEYEQQLQKLRSMIPFEQMTFEDLHEAFPETRLDKEKYPFWPHKPIADL from the exons ATGGCGGCCCGCAGAGCTGCCGTCAAGGCCATCGACTGGGCCGCCTTCGCAGAGCGGGTGCCCGGCAACCAGCGCGCCATGTTCAACGCGCTCAAGACCCGCAGCGACGCGCTGAGCGCGCG GTTGGCTGCCCTCCCCGAGAAGCCCCCCGCCATTGACTGGGCGCACTACAAGGCCGCTGTTGCTAAAGCTGGCATGGTGGATGAGTTCCAGAAGAAG ttcagcGCACTGAAGGTCCCTGAACCAGTGGATACTCAAACTGCCAAAATTGATGCCCAGGAGCAGGAAGCT gctAAGAACATTGTTGAGTATGTGAAGGCTTCCAAAGCTCGTATTGCTGAGTATGAGCAGCAA CTTCAGAAGCTCAGAAGCATGATTCCATTTGAGCAGATGACTTTTGAAGACTTGCACGAAGCTTTCCCTGAAACCAGGCTGGACAAGGAGAAGTATCCGTTCTGGCCACACAAACCCATTGCTGATCTGTAA
- the KCTD2 gene encoding BTB/POZ domain-containing protein KCTD2 — MAELAAAEAPPRGRTPSPGPGAVPGPPSPRSAAPGFSGTAPSPGPAGAARAPSASKWVRLNVGGTYFVSTRQTLCREPKSFLCRLCCQDGPELGSDKDETGAYLIDRDPTYFGPILNYLRHGKLIINKELAEEGVLEEAEFYNIASLVRLVKERIRDNENRTSQGPVKHVYRVLQCQEEELTQMVSTMSDGWKFEQLISIGSSYNYGNEDQAEFLCVVSRELNNSTNGIVKEPSEKAKILQERGSRM; from the exons ATGGCGGAGCTGGCAGCGGCGGAGGCGCCGCCGCGGGGCCGCACGCCCAGTCCGGGTCCCGGGGCGGTTCCCGGGCCGCCCAGCCCTCGCTCGGCCGCGCCGGGGTTCTCCGGCACCGCGCCGAGTCCGGGTCCCGCCGGCGCGGCCCGGGCTCCCTCCGCCTCCAAATGGGTGCGGCTGAACGTGGGCGGAACGTATTTCGTGAGCACCCGGCAGACGTTGTGCCGGGAGCCCAAATCCTTCCTGTGCCGCCTCTGCTGCCAGGACGGGCCCGAGCTCGGATCCGACAAG GATGAGACAGGAGCGTATCTCATCGATAGAGATCCCACGTATTTTGGTCCAATACTGAACTACCTCCGACATGGGAAGCTTATAATAAACAAGGAGCTCGCAGAAGAAG GGGTACTTGAAGAAGCTGAGTTTTACAACATTGCGTCGCTTGTGCGGCTGGTGAAGGAGCGGATACGGGACAATGAGAACAGAACCTCTCAA gGACCTGTGAAGCATGTTTACAGAGTCCTGCAGTGTCAAGAGGAAGAGCTCACGCAGATGGTGTCCACCATGTCTGACGGGTGGAAGTTTGAGCAG CTAATCAGCATTGGATCTTCATATAACTATGGAAATGAAGACCAGGCAGAATTCCTCTGTGTTGTGTCTAGGGAACTCAACAATTCTACCAACGGCATTGTCAAAGAGCCCAGCGAGAAGGCAAAG attcTTCAAGAGCGAGGATCTCGGATGTAA
- the SLC16A5 gene encoding monocarboxylate transporter 6 — MAQGGAAARGAAKVQDQGWAWMVLVAAVVLQGLTLGFPSCIGVFFTDLQHEFQATNSETSWFPSIMVAVLHAGGPLCSILVKRFGCRFAVMVGGLLSSVGMVSSSFCKSLSQLYLTAGLITGLGSCFSFQAGVTALGYYFVRWRTLANAVASTGVSIGLTLWPLLSQYLLDEMGWRNTFLIFGGILLNCCVCGAVMRPVKFALGSLLQFPSPGEEPGRRAEEAQLSSGASSPHLKLQEQTRKIACFQALQRYLAFDIFCQNKGYQIYTIGVAWMMMGFVLPHVYLVPYAIQNGVEERRAALLISIIGFINIFIRPLTGLLSGQSVFTGRRIYLYSLAVLLCGLSNFICIISAEFSMLIFYCVILSIAMSGIGALTFQVLMDVVEMDRFSSALGLFTILESITLLIGPPLTGLLVDVTSDFRYVFYTSSFFLISASLFMVLSFCALEKKNKLKDTSKVPPDKSTIYNETPNESQSESQPTLAVVHITSI; from the exons ATGGCCCAAGGAGGAGCGGCAGCACGGGGAGCTGCCAAAGTCCAGGACCAGGGATGGGCATGGATGGTCCTGGTGGCCGCAGtggtgctgcaggggctgaCGCTGGGCTTCCCCTCCTGCATTGGCGTCTTCTTCACTGACCTCCAGCATGAGTTCCAGGCCACCAACAGCGAGACATCGTGGTTCCCCTCCATCATggttgctgtgctgcatgcaggTG GGCCGCTGTGCAGCATCCTCGTGAAGCGCTTTGGCTGCAGGTTTGCTGTCATGGTCGGCGGCCTACTGAGCAGTGTGGGCATGGTGTCCAGCTCCTTCTGCAAGTCCCTCAGCCAGCTCTACCTAACAGCTGGCCTCATCACTG GTCTGGGGTCATGCTTCAGCTTCCAGGCAGGAGTGACTGCACTGGGCTACTACTTTGTGCGGTGGCGAACTCTGGCCAATGCCGTGGCATCCACTGGTGTCTCTATTGGTTTGACATTGTGGCCGCTTCTTTCTCAGTACCTGCTGGATGAGATGGGCTGGAGAAATACTTTCCTTATCTTTGGAGGAATACTGTTGAACTGTTGTGTTTGTGGTGCCGTTATGAGACCAGTGAAGTTTGCACTGGGATCACTACTGCAGTTTCCCAGCCCAGGAGAGGAGCCAGGGAGAAGAGCGGAAGAGGCTCAGCTGTCCAGTGGAGCATCTTCTCCCCACCTAAAGCTCCAGGAACAAACCAGGAAGATAGCGTGTTTCCAGGCACTGCAGAGGTACCTGGCTTTTGATATCTTCTGCCAAAACAAAGGGTACCAGATTTACACAATTGGAGTGGCATGGATGATGATGGGGTTTGTGTTACCCCATGTCTACCTTGTACCTTATGCCATCCAGAATGGAGTGGAGGAACGCAGGGCAGCCCTCCTCATCTCCATTATTGGATTCATCAACATCTTCATACGTCCTCtgacagggctgctctcaggaCAATCAGTCTTCACAGGGAGACGCATCTACCTGTACAGCCTGGCCGTGCTCCTCTGTGGGCTGAGCAATTTCATTTGCATCATCTCAGCCGAATTCAGCATGCTCATCTTCTACTGCGTCATCCTCAGTATAGCCATGAGCGGCATTGGGGCCCTCACATTCCAGGTGCTGATGGACGTGGTGGAGATGGACAGGTTCTCAAGTGCTCTAGGGCTCTTCACCATCCTGGAGAGTATCACACTCCTCATTGGACCTCCTTTGACAG GTCTCCTGGTGGATGTAACCAGTGATTTCCGCTACGTCTTCTACACCTCGAGTTTCTTCCTGATATCAGCTTCACTTTTCATGGTGCTCAGCTTCTgtgctctggaaaaaaagaacaaactgaagGACACCTCAAAAGTACCTCCAGACAAGTCCACCATATACAACGAAACACCAAACGAATCACAGTCTGAGAGTCAGCCCACTCTAGCAGTTGTGCACATCACAAGCATATGA